In Halichondria panicea chromosome 9, odHalPani1.1, whole genome shotgun sequence, a genomic segment contains:
- the LOC135341324 gene encoding uncharacterized protein LOC135341324 isoform X2, whose protein sequence is MLISYQDSCAEVKLQDGSSLVYWEAGSGGKVELKAVKPGEAPFPVAIDHFIKFGDIILKEMYTYKTKLTKMNETVLSYCFMRNKPDGTCYSLTISGTELTQITDTEIWRRCKDLKIVILLMNELDSLPAKELLKYASTIELVCIQNNKFIAVPPIIYKLTNIKHLNLHGNQISTFPSELQSLKHLERLKFGHNNLYSLPDIFCGFKCLIEITFNNNFLTRLPPSFAELTRLECIDLTNNSFTCIPAPLLKLPNLKSIYMRFNRIHRLSPLEDIEGKNTRALLLKLVTLSLRGNPIYMRLKFLPGKTKALENVRANFLKLGQIPGQTTKALRVLVLGSCGAGKTSIVDALSFEKYVTPTSEMHHDHTVGIDRFSIPVKMKTIYTEDCIVELRLWDFAGERSYIMMNDLFITNGTLIWIAINFQRYECTPKSFKLYVANWLQQIMIKNVRPIVWIIGTHTDKCEPQDVQNKAEHIRSMIEDECKLFRKELKNELETLRTIEATSKYGNRSPKCVQKNIKHLNDVNENSVPCFVLHHLKVLHLTNTHTLSGFANLKDNLACFLDNESFAYLTLPLTVNQQKAADVLRYETEKLLSDGQAPILEKSRVLEFIRNELGQQSSDKEAASFLKYLHQSGHLLDCESNVVVYVIMDVDWLIDLLKQVFHHDFSAMVAEKKRRSAFNQLTDESIQRAIMIQKQSGVVEQPLLKALWPLNPNVFKDLVNLLQTYGLAYETTDPSGYLFPWLVTESSPNLVPPTLAAFESRIMVSYEFSPCLPICFLQQLAVRCKEGVSIKNVCTNSFIVYESKQLSPMEDEIATHTVLVSIKHEKQCGQIKLYATTDRSKDRSLMKELWFMVMQIVKKMETLLCNWTFYSKFQRKVCCPLCTVSLIDLQIQRQVGCLQQGRECYKCASKIPSGYIVPPAEYQINRFVDGQDPSSPSTPLLQRSTSIPLDAAVTADERRTHRSYSVPCPYGLKLLSIPDPEQHESPLHHASHSCPARRCPVLSQYHKQAAFNTHPTQLSDSIAPIQEEGDDLFRMEADRDAEPIQATPDFPQLSSDTSLAYAAVKKMVLLHSNHVHKAHVYTRRINRKDQLLLAYNSTDCDWKGLLANLGISHIPNIEKVILSRSDDGSGEPPLRNELIYQVLWEWMTKQGSRATVSGLATAVINSKKESFWDDAFALLFKSNR, encoded by the exons ATGTTGATCTCTTATCAGGACTCGTGTGCTGAGGTCAAACTCCAGGACGGCTCGTCGCTGGTCTACTGGGAGGCTGGGAGTGGCGGGAAAGTGGAGCTTAAAGCCGTCAAACCTGGAGAAGCCCCATTTCCGGTTGCTATAGACCACTTTATTAAATTTG GGGATATCATTCTCAAAGAGATGTACACATACAAGACGAAGCTTACAAAAATGAACGAGACAGTATTGAGCTATTGCTTCATGCGAAATAAGCCTGATGGCACTTGCTATTCGCTCACAATCAGTGGAACAGAATTGACACAAATTACCGATACCGAAATCTGGCGACGTTGTAAAGACCTGAAAATCGTAATCTTGTTGATGAATGAGCTAGACTCATTGCCTGCCAAGGAATTGCTGAAGTATGCATCTACCATAGAGCTTGTTTGCATCCAAAATAACAAATTCATAGCCGTTCCACCGATTATCTACAAGCTGACCAATATCAAGCACCTCAATCTCCACGGGAACCAAATCTCGACATTTCCTTCTGAACTGCAATCTTTAAAACACCTTGAACGCCTTAAATTTGGCCATAACAACCTGTACTCTCTTCCAGACATATTTTGTGGCTTCAAATGCCTCATTGAAATAACATTCAACAACAATTTTCTAACTAGACTTCCTCCATCATTTGCCGAGCTCACAAGACTAGAGTGTATTGATCTCACAAACAATTCATTTACCTGCATCCCGGCACCTTTACTCAAGCTACCGAATCTAAAATCTATCTATATGAGGTTCAACAGAATCCACAGGCTGTCTCCGCTTGAAGACATAGAAGGAAAGAACACTCGTGCTCTATTGCTGAAATTGGTTACACTTTCACTTCGAGGAAATCCGATCTATATGCGACTCAAATTTTTACCAGGTAAAACTAAAGCTTTAGAGAATGTTAGAGCTAACTTCTTAAAACTTGGCCAGATTCCTGGTCAAACTACAAAAGCTCTTCGTGTGCTTGTACTAGGCTCGTGTGGTGCTGGTAAAACTAGCATCGTAGATGCTTTAAGCTTTGAGAAATATGTGACTCCAACTTCTGAAATGCACCACGATCACACTGTCGGCATCGATCGGTTTTCAATTCCAGTGAAAATGAAAACTATATATACTGAGGACTGCATTGTTGAACTCCGCCTATGGGACTTTGCTGGAGAGAGAAGCTACATCATGATGAATGACCTCTTCATTACAAATGGTACACTAATTTGGATAGCCATAAATTTCCAAAGATATGAGTGCACACCCAAAAGTTTTAAGCTGTATGTAGCTAATTGGTTACAGCAAATTATGATCAAGAATGTTAGGCCTATTGTATGGATCAtcggtacacacacagacaaatgTGAACCACAAGACGTTCAAAACAAAGCTGAACATATTCGGAGCATGATTGAAGATGAATGCAAACTGTTTCGTAAAGAACTAAAGAATGAGCTCGAAACGTTGAGAACAATAGAAGCAACAAGTAAATATGGAAACCGATCACCGAAATGTGTTCAAAAAAACATTAAACATCTCAATGATGTCAATGAAAACAGCGTACCTTGTTTTGTtttgcatcatttgaaagtaCTTCATCTGACAAATACGCACACATTATCGGGATTTGCTAATTTGAAAGATAATCTTGCTTGCTTTCTTGACAATGAATCTTTTGCTTATCTCACGTTACCACTCACTGTTAATCAGCAAAAAGCAGCCGACGTGCTTCGATATGAAACTGAAAAGCTTCTGTCAGATGGACAAGCCCCTATTTTAGAAAAATCCCGAGTGCTGGAATTTATCAGGAATGAACTAGGACAACAATCAAGCGATAAAGAAGCGGCATCGTTTCTTAAATACCTCCATCAATCTGGCCACCTGTTAGATTGCGAGTCAAACGTTGTCGTGTACGTCATAATGGATGTTGATTGGTTGATTGATTTGTTGAAACAAGTGTTTCACCATGATTTTTCAGCGATGGTAGCTGAGAAAAAGAGAAGGTCTGCTTTTAATCAATTAACTGATGAAAGCATTCAGCGGGCTATTATGATTCAGAAGCAATCAGGAGTAGTTGAGCAGCCATTGCTCAAAGCACTGTGGCCATTAAATCCTAACGTTTTTAAAGATCTGGTAAACTTACTTCAAACGTATGGACTGGCTTATGAAACAACTGATCCATCTGGTTATTTATTTCCATGGTTAGTGACGGAAAGCAGTCCCAATCTAGTACCACCCACTCTTGCTGCCTTTGAAAGTCGAATCATGGTATCGTATGAGTTTTCACCTTGCCTTCCAATATGCTTCCTACAGCAGCTAGCAGTTAGGTGTAAGGAGGGTGTTTCTATTAAGAATGTTTGTACTAATTCATTCATTGTATACGAATCAAAACAGCTATCTCCAATGGAAGACGAAATAGCTACGCACACCGTGCTGGTTTCAATTAAACACGAGAAACAGTGTGGGCAAATTAAACTGTATGCTACCACAGATAGAAGTAAGGATAGGTCATTAATGAAGGAGTTGTGGTTCATGGTAATGCAAATAGTTAAGAAAATGGAAACACTTTTGTGTAATTGGACGTTTTACAGTAAATTTCAAAGAAAGGTGTGCTGTCCTCTTTGTACCGTGTCTTTGATTGATCTGCAAATTCAGAGACAAGTTGGATGTCTACAGCAAGGACGTGAATGCTATAAATGTGCCAGTAAAATTCCATCAGGCTACATAGTTCCACCAGCCGAATACCAAATAAACAGATTTGTTGATGGTCAGGATCCCAGTTCACCATCAACACCTCTCTTGCAGCGATCAACATCTATTCCATTGGATGCTGCTGTTACAGCTGATGAAAGACGTACGCATCGGTCATATTCCGTTCCTTGTCCCTATGGCCTCAAGCTTTTATCGATTCCAGATCCGGAGCAACATGAGTCACCACTTCATCATGCCTCACATTCTTGTCCTGCTAGGAGATGTCCAGTCCTGTCACAATACCACAAGCAAGCCGCCTTCAATACACACCCTACACAGTTATCTGATAGTATAGCACCAATCCAGGAGGAAGGAGATGACCTATTTCGTATGGAAGCTGATCGTGATGCAGAACCAATTCAAGCTACTCCTGACTTTCCACAACTGTCATCAG ATACGTCGCTCGCCTATGCTGCTGTCAAGAAAATGGTACTGCTGCACAGCAATCATGTTCACAAAGCTCATGTTTACACCAGACGTATAAATCGGAAAGATCAACTTTTATTAGCGTATAATTCCACTGATTGTGATTGGAAAGGCCTACTGGCAAATCTAGGCATATCTCACATTCCTAATATTGAGAAGGTAATTCTGTCTCGATCTGATGACGGTAGTGGAGAGCCCCCATTAAGAAATGAGCTCATCTATCAAGTGCTGTGGGAGTGGATGACCAAACAAGGATCGAGAGCCACTGTTTCCGGTCTGGCAACAGCCGTAATTAACTCAAAAAAAGAAAGTTTCTGGGATGATGCATTTGCACTATTATTCAAAAGCAATCGTTAG
- the LOC135341328 gene encoding uncharacterized protein LOC135341328 — MLKAVHSFLGRPPVEPLPRYSPFSVAAYGHYYMWRGSGPRQGSNIIAVCDPSTELWSLLPTTGPLPPGEYGGRSVCVGRSLYTFGGREGWSSFFNDMSTLDLDSLQWTMVQTSGSQPIKKSGCGLVRVNERTLCCFGGVGIEGTTQPGSTFTRGLSDGRGYTNEFHFFDTQNDVWSSPELRGERPPPCSYFTFIMVDQHRAVLFGGNQPRCGDRAVNDVYMFDFRTMEVTKVKPVQGEPWPVERSFHAVCCLNYGQGHPQLLMYGGLDNGNKTLGDMWILFVDTGKWTEVTPPESMTPRHCHSITATSLGPGLTEVLVFGGWGKMQEDNISNIIAETTILRFELTGPSVSVAGPSAGKWAIVEVAHNDTRGSAQRLSEKRIRQATAHASSVSETSDHSSQNRVRALEQQLRAAEQREHDTQRHHQLQLQEKDRELATQARALAMKDQELAEANRREADLSARITDLERELEGKTKELAAHNTEVWRIPANRVIIGRRIGNGGWGEVLEGTVSVAVKRLHEEIALPIYIEKMEREMKLLAEVRHPNLVQFIGAIFDEQNQANRSPPLIITELLDMNLRQAYERNQLDPGNRLSIFMDIALALDYLHQRYDPIIHRDVSAPNVLLQRMPNHQWKGKVSDLGSANFLQHAHTMGEGAIIYSPPEVMPQPLARPPPQTVKIDVYSYGIVLAEVTASRFPSQDNFPEMFERIKRERLAVYELILRCIERESSHRPSMTQVIVELNKITPF; from the exons ATGTTGAAAGCTGTTCACTCCTTTCTTGGTCGACCACCAGTTGAACCACTACCTCGTTACAGTCCATTCTCTGTTGCAGCTTACGGACACTATTACATGTGGAGGGGGAGTGGTCCAAGACAGGGGTCtaacatcattgctgtgtgtgatccaagcactgagctgtggagcctcttgcccaccactggacctctaCCCCCTGGAGAGTATGGTGGTCGttctgtttgtgtaggtcgtTCCCTGTACACCTTTGGTGGTCGTGAGGGTTGGTCTTCTTTCTTCAATGACATGAGCACGCTTGATCTGGACTCTCTCCAGTGGACCATGGTTCAAACCTCTGGTAGTCAGCCTATAAAAAAGTCTGGCTGTGGACTTGTCCGTGTGAACGAGAGAACTCTGTGCTGCTTTGGAGGAGTCGGTATTGAGGGCACCACACAACCAGGATCAACATTCACCAGGGGACTGTCTGATGGACGTGGATACACAAACGAGTTCCATTTCTTTGACACACAAAATG ATGTCTGGTCGTCCCCtgagctcagaggagagagacctcctccCTGTTCCTACTTCACCTTCATAATGGTGGACCAGCACAGGGCAGTCCTCTTTGGAGGGAACCAACCTCGCTGTGGTGATCGTGCGGTCAATGATGTGTACATGTTTGACTTTAGGACCATG gaggtaactaaggtgaagccagtacagggagagccatggccagtggagaggtcattccATGCTGTctgttgtctcaactatggCCAGGGCCACCCTCAACTACTGATGTACGGAGGACTGGATAATGGCAACAAGACACTGGGGGACATGTGGATACTTTTTGTTGACACTGGCAAGTGGACAGAG gtgacacctcctgagtCAATGACACCACGTCACTGCCATtccatcactgccaccagtctGGGACCAGGACTCACTGAGGTCCTCGTGTTTGGAGGCTGGGGGAAGATGCAGGAAGATAATATTTCAAACATTATTGCAGAGACCACCATACTGAGATTTG AGTTGACTGGACCCTCAGTGTCTGTTGCTGGACCCTCGGCTGGAAAGTGGGCTATCGTGGAAGTGGCCCACAACGACACtagaggctccgcccagcgacTGAGTGAGAAGAGGATCAGACAAGCAACTGCACAtgcctcatcagtcagtgagaCCAGTGACCACTCCTCTCAAAACCGggtgagggctctggaacaacagttacgagcagcagagcagagagagcacGACACTCAACGTCACCACCAACTACAGCTGCAAGAGAAGGATCGAGAATTGGCTACACAAGCTAGAGCATTGGCTATGAAAGATCAGGAATTGGCTGAGGCCAACAGAAGAGAAGCTGACCTGTCTGCTCGAATCACAGATTTAGAGAGGGAGTTAGAAGGCAAGACGAAAGAGTTggcagcacacaacacagaggtgtgGAGGATTCCGGCCAACAGAGTGATCATTGGCAGGAGGATTGGCAATGGAGGGTGGGGGGAGGtgctggagggaacagtgagcGTGGCCGTCAAGCGACTACACGAAGAAATTGCCCTCCCAATCTACATCGAAAAAATGGAGAGAGAAATGAAGCTATTGGCTGAAGTGCGACACCCAAACCTTGTGCAATTCATTGGTGCTATTTTTGATGAGCAAAACCAAGCCAATCGatcccctcctctcatcatCACCGAACTCCTGGACATGAATCTCCGACAAGCGTACGAGAGGAATCAACTGGATCCAGGAAACCGCCTCTCAATCTTCATGGACATTGCCCTAGCTCTGGACTACCTGCACCAGCGCTATGATCCCATCATCCATcgtgatgtgagtgctcccaaCGTCCTCCTGCAGCGAATGCCCAACCACCAGTGGAAGGGGAAGGTCTCCGACCTCGGCTCCGCCAACTTCCTGCAGCATGCTCATACGATGGGAGAGGGGGCCATAATCTATTCCCCTCCTGAAGTCATGCCTCAACCGCTTGCACGACCTCCTCCACAAACTGTCAAGattgatgtgtacagctacggcATTGTGTTGGCTGAAGTGACTGCCAGTCGATTTCCGAGTCAAGACAATTTCCCTGAGATGTTTGAGAGAATCAAGAGAGAGCGTCTTGCAGTGTACGAGCTGATACTCCGCTGTATTGAGAGAGAGTCCAGCCATCGACCCAGTATGACACAGGTGATAGTGGAACTGAACAAAATAACACCCTTTTAA
- the LOC135341330 gene encoding cytosol aminopeptidase-like, with protein sequence MPLLTSLRICTRPVHPIQRHFRRLLGSHLSTGCRRIGVSVQSAFYHQYSSSSSSTTDNALCGKGIVVGCYETEGGYELTECAKDVDLQTKGKLIHTINMSGGPIKKGESRLFYDITEDHAHLAVVGLGPRNKGAPDVSTINEDIDVSRQTVRSAAAVGTKMLQSAKVADILLDDLSDAEACAEGSVLSLFSFDRLKAEKKRKKIPNVNLLSTNPVHSDNWERGCVLGEAQNFARDLMETPSNLLTPTIFVDRVSERVGGIRQGLADPNALTVVPRPLSWIQSQDMGAFLSIAKGSSESPWLLEVHYRGTESREDKQPIVLVGKGVTFDTGGISIKPSSGMGLMRADMGGAACVVATVMALAQLGCQQNVVGLVPLCENMPSSRAVKPGDVVVAKNGKSIEVDNTDAEGRLLLADTLCYAHTFNPQAIVDLATLTGAIDVALGSGAAAVFTTSNLLWQQLHKAGHVTGDRVWRMPLYNLYSKQIESHLADISNTGNRSRSGGACTAAAFLKEFVEVDEWAHLDIAGVMESHGELPFLGKGMSGRPTRTLIQYVMDTST encoded by the exons ATGCCCCTCTTGACAAGCCTCAGAATTTGTACCAGACCGGTGCACCCTATCCAAAGACACTTTAGGAGACTGCTTGGCTCACATTTAAGCACAGGATGTAGGAGGATTGGAGTTTCTGTCCAGTCAGCATTTTATCACCAATACAGCTCCTCATCTTCTTCAACTACG GACAATGCTCTTTGTGGTAAAGGGATTGTGGTTGGTTGCTATGAGACCGAGGGTGGTTACGAGCTGACAGAGTGTGCCAAAGACGTTGATCTCCAGACCAAGGGCAAGCTCATTCATACGATAAACAT GTCAGGAGGTCCTATAAAGAAAGGAGAGTCTCGGCTCTTCTATGACATTACTGAGGACCATGCCCACTTGGCTGTTGTCGGATTAGGACCAAGAAATAAGGGAGCTCCTGACGTTAGTACCATTAATGAGGATATTGATGTTTCCAGGCAGACTGTGCGGTCAGCAGCTGCTGTAGGTACTAAGATGTTACAGAGTGCTAAAGTCGCAGACATTTTGTTGGATGATTTGAGTGATGCTGAAGCGTGTGCTGAGGGAAGTGTGCTGAGTTTGTTCTCGTTTGATAGGCTGAAGgcagaaaagaaaagaaagaaGATTCCCAACGTCAATTTACTGAG CACCAATCCAGTCCACTCTGATAATTGGGAGAGAGGGTGTGTTCTTGGTGAAGCTCAGAACTTTGCCAGAGACCTCATGGAGACACCCAGTAACCTTTTGACTCCGACAATTTTTGTGGACAGGGTCAGTGAGAGAGTAGGGGGAATCCGTCAGGGCTTGGCTGATCCTAACGCTCTGACTGTTGTGCCAAG GCCTTTGTCTTGGATTCAATCTCAGGACATGGGTGCCTTTCTAAGTATTGCCAAGGGATCGTCTGAGTCTCCATGGCTACTGGAGGTCCACTACAGAGGAACAGAGTCTAGAGAGGACAAGCAACCCATTGTACTGGTGGGGAAAG GAGTCACATTCGACACTGGTGGTATATCTATAAAGCCATCTTCTGGAATGGGTCTTATGAGAGCAGACATGGGCGGGGCAGCTTGCGTGGTTGCCACGGTGATGGCTCTGGCCCAGCTGGGTTGTCAACAGAATGTAGTTGGCCTAGTGCCTCTCTGTGAGAACATGCCATCGAGTCGTGCTGTGAAGCCAGGGGATGTGGTGGTAGCAAAGAACGGGAAGTCAATTGAG GTTGATAACACGGATGCTGAGGGTCGTCTCCTGCTAGCAGACACACTCTGCTACGCCCACACGTTCAACCCTCAGGCTATTGTGGACCTGGCTACCCTCACTGGTGCCATTGATGTAGCACTAGGCTCTGGAGCAGCTGCAGTGTTCACAACCTCCAACTTACTATGGCAACAGCTACACAAG GCAGGTCATGTGACTGGTGACCGGGTGTGGAGGATGCCGTTATACAATCTCTACTCTAAACAGATTGAGTCGCACcttgctgacatcagcaatacTGGAAACAGAAGCAG ATCCGGTGGAGCCTGTACAGCTGCTGCTTTCTTGAAG GAGTTTGTGGAGGTAGATGAGTGGGCCCACCTTGACATTGCAGGGGTGATGGAGAGTCACGGGGAACTACCGTTCTTGGGCAAGGGGATGTCAG ggaGACCTACCCGGACTCTAATACAGTACGTAATGGACACCTCAACATAA